The following coding sequences are from one Formosa haliotis window:
- a CDS encoding aspartate kinase — MLVLKFGGTSVGSVKNMTNVKNIVSEGGRKVVVLSAMSGTTNALVEISNTIKDGKAAEALSQVEALYQNYVQVVNDLFSKDSFKEESLAYIKAVFEELRTLTSQKHSTLLYNKIVSKGELLSTFMFSRFLQQDGLKASLISAFDFMRTDRLNEPDSFYIKQNLNRVLEAHADTDIFITQGFICLDADGNVSNLERGGSDYTASIVGAALEASEVQIWTDIDGFHNNDPRFVQDTDAISHLSFDEAAELAYFGAKILHPQTVMPVRDLEIPVRIKNTMEPKAHGTLIDSSAEGEGIKAVAAIDGITAIKIKSARMLQASGFLKKVFEIFEKYHTSIDMITTSEIAVSLTIDDATYLKDIVSELEEFSKVDVDTHRTIVCLVGNNIVHHPDTHKLFQILQDINIRMISYGGSNNNISLLINTSDKTETLQKLHRYVFETALA; from the coding sequence ATGCTTGTATTAAAATTTGGAGGAACTTCTGTAGGGTCGGTAAAAAATATGACCAACGTTAAAAATATCGTTTCAGAAGGCGGGAGAAAGGTAGTTGTGTTATCAGCCATGTCTGGCACAACGAATGCATTGGTTGAAATATCGAATACCATTAAAGATGGAAAGGCAGCAGAAGCTTTAAGTCAAGTAGAAGCCTTATACCAAAATTATGTTCAGGTTGTAAACGATTTGTTTTCTAAAGACTCATTTAAAGAGGAATCTTTAGCCTATATAAAAGCGGTTTTTGAAGAGTTAAGAACATTAACTTCTCAAAAACACAGTACATTACTTTATAATAAAATAGTATCTAAAGGAGAATTGCTTTCTACTTTTATGTTTAGTCGTTTTTTACAGCAAGACGGACTAAAAGCAAGCTTAATTTCGGCTTTCGATTTTATGCGTACCGATAGATTAAACGAGCCAGATTCGTTTTATATTAAACAAAATTTAAACCGTGTGTTAGAAGCGCATGCCGATACCGATATTTTTATCACACAAGGCTTTATTTGTTTAGATGCCGATGGAAATGTGTCGAATTTAGAGCGTGGAGGAAGTGATTATACAGCAAGTATCGTTGGTGCTGCTCTTGAAGCTAGCGAAGTTCAGATTTGGACAGATATAGATGGGTTCCATAATAACGATCCTAGATTTGTTCAAGATACCGATGCTATTTCGCATTTATCTTTCGATGAAGCAGCAGAATTAGCTTATTTCGGGGCAAAAATTTTACATCCACAAACCGTGATGCCAGTTCGTGATTTAGAAATCCCGGTACGTATAAAAAATACCATGGAGCCAAAAGCTCACGGAACTTTAATTGACAGTTCTGCTGAAGGTGAAGGAATAAAAGCTGTAGCGGCTATTGATGGTATTACGGCTATAAAAATTAAGTCGGCGCGAATGCTTCAAGCAAGTGGATTTTTAAAGAAAGTTTTCGAAATTTTTGAAAAATACCACACGTCTATCGATATGATTACAACGTCTGAGATTGCGGTGTCTTTAACTATAGATGATGCAACGTATTTAAAAGATATTGTTTCAGAATTAGAAGAGTTTTCTAAAGTAGATGTCGATACGCATAGAACTATTGTGTGTTTAGTGGGTAATAACATTGTGCATCATCCAGATACGCATAAATTATTCCAAATTTTACAGGATATAAATATTAGAATGATTTCTTACGGAGGTAGTAATAATAACATTTCATTACTTATAAATACTAGCGATAAAACTGAAACGCTTCAGAAATTACACCGCTATGTTTTTGAAACCGCTTTGGCTTAA
- a CDS encoding FAD-dependent oxidoreductase — protein MKRIIVIGGLSAGPSAAAKARRENEHAEIILFEKGANISYATCGMPYAFSGVIESRDNLLVVKPALLKHRFNIDVRLNEEIIKIDTTQKIVYTNSDAYRYDTLVFATGASSVVPPVENIKFAHSWSTCRSMVDFDKITKEGLTSTSKHITVVGAGLIGVEVAENLSEIGKKVTLIEGSSHVLNMWDKKFAKFAEDVLVSNGVDVLSNTFVNKFDIDKDGKILAVITSDGKRIPTDFVILSAGIKPNTQMLIDEGAEAIENGALRVDEFMETSIKDVYAAGDNISIRNLQTNQEDYFPLGTHSNKAGRAAGSNATDGQITFKGAYKTAIVKVFDYTLARTGMNATALTKNGIDFQSVLIVAGSTPSYYPGQKDLIIELYYDSKTEEILGAELFGEYGVDKRVDVLSTAIYGKLKVTDLQRLDLAYAPPFSPAKDPVVVAGFVTENILHGKSEQISVEALEAYMANTPKENYVLLDVRNEGEFNNGTIPGAVNYPLDTLREHIDSVLAQEKKIVVFCQKGLRGYLAELILRHNGVTDIVNVGGGFKIWSMYSDQIEYPRA, from the coding sequence ATGAAACGAATTATAGTAATTGGTGGTTTGTCTGCAGGTCCATCGGCAGCAGCAAAAGCAAGACGAGAAAACGAACATGCAGAAATTATTTTATTTGAAAAAGGAGCAAATATAAGTTACGCCACTTGTGGTATGCCCTATGCTTTTTCTGGAGTTATAGAAAGTAGAGATAATTTGTTGGTGGTAAAGCCTGCATTATTAAAACACCGATTTAATATTGATGTTCGTTTAAATGAAGAGATTATTAAAATAGACACGACGCAAAAAATTGTTTATACCAATTCTGATGCCTACAGATACGATACTTTAGTTTTTGCCACTGGCGCAAGTTCGGTTGTGCCACCTGTAGAAAATATTAAGTTTGCTCATAGCTGGTCTACCTGTAGGTCTATGGTCGATTTTGATAAAATAACTAAAGAGGGACTTACAAGTACGTCTAAACATATTACTGTTGTTGGAGCCGGTTTGATTGGGGTTGAGGTTGCCGAAAACTTGAGCGAAATAGGTAAAAAAGTTACACTAATAGAAGGTAGTTCGCATGTGTTGAATATGTGGGATAAGAAGTTTGCGAAATTTGCAGAAGATGTGTTGGTTTCTAATGGCGTAGATGTGTTGTCTAATACGTTTGTCAATAAGTTTGATATCGATAAAGATGGCAAAATTTTGGCAGTAATAACCAGCGATGGTAAACGTATTCCAACAGATTTCGTGATTTTAAGTGCGGGAATTAAGCCTAACACACAAATGTTAATAGACGAAGGTGCAGAGGCCATTGAAAACGGCGCATTGAGAGTCGATGAATTTATGGAAACCTCAATTAAAGATGTGTATGCTGCGGGCGATAATATCTCTATTAGAAACCTGCAAACCAATCAAGAAGATTATTTTCCGCTGGGGACGCACTCAAATAAAGCAGGACGGGCCGCTGGTTCTAATGCAACCGATGGACAAATAACCTTTAAAGGAGCTTATAAAACGGCCATTGTTAAGGTGTTCGATTATACTTTGGCTAGAACAGGAATGAATGCTACGGCATTAACTAAAAACGGAATAGATTTTCAGTCGGTTTTAATTGTTGCGGGATCGACACCTAGTTATTATCCTGGTCAGAAAGATTTAATTATAGAATTGTATTACGATTCTAAAACTGAAGAAATTTTAGGTGCCGAGTTGTTTGGAGAATATGGTGTAGATAAACGTGTCGATGTATTAAGCACTGCAATTTATGGAAAACTGAAAGTGACAGATTTACAACGTTTAGATTTAGCTTACGCACCGCCATTCTCGCCAGCTAAAGATCCTGTTGTTGTTGCTGGTTTTGTTACCGAAAATATATTACATGGTAAGTCTGAACAGATTTCTGTGGAAGCTTTAGAAGCCTATATGGCCAATACTCCAAAAGAAAATTATGTCTTGTTGGATGTAAGAAATGAAGGTGAGTTTAATAACGGAACTATTCCTGGTGCTGTAAATTATCCGTTAGATACTTTAAGAGAACATATTGATAGCGTATTAGCTCAGGAGAAAAAAATAGTAGTGTTCTGCCAAAAAGGATTACGCGGATATCTAGCAGAACTTATTTTAAGACACAACGGTGTTACCGATATTGTAAATGTTGGTGGCGGATTTAAAATATGGAGTATGTATAGCGATCAGATAGAATATCCGAGAGCATAA
- a CDS encoding alpha/beta fold hydrolase yields MILQHKDSPIYFSDQGKGTAIILLHGFLENSSMWKRLAPKLAKKHRVICIDLLGHGDTACIGYIHTMDEMADAVQTVLNHLKIRRYYIVGHSMGGYVALVLAERLPDNIKGLVLMNSTTKPDSPERIALRNRAIEVVKQNYETLVTMSIANLFRPENTEKFADEIEWLKQEALRTPLQGYIAAQEGMKIRQDLDVLLHFSPYKKMIIYGLNDPVLDPKSIIQQTLNTEVKLVELPDGHMSYIENESEVLQELMHFIE; encoded by the coding sequence ATGATTTTACAACACAAAGATTCTCCTATCTATTTTAGCGATCAAGGTAAAGGCACAGCTATAATTTTACTACATGGTTTTTTAGAAAATAGCAGCATGTGGAAACGGCTAGCACCAAAACTTGCGAAGAAACACAGAGTTATTTGTATCGACTTATTAGGCCATGGAGACACAGCATGTATTGGATATATTCACACCATGGACGAGATGGCCGATGCGGTTCAGACCGTTTTGAATCATTTAAAAATAAGACGCTATTATATTGTTGGCCATTCTATGGGTGGCTACGTTGCCTTAGTTTTGGCCGAACGTTTACCCGATAATATTAAAGGATTGGTTTTAATGAATTCGACTACTAAACCAGATTCTCCAGAACGCATCGCTTTACGAAACCGGGCTATTGAAGTGGTTAAACAAAATTACGAAACCTTGGTTACGATGTCTATCGCTAATTTATTCAGACCTGAAAACACAGAGAAATTTGCAGATGAAATTGAGTGGCTAAAACAAGAAGCCTTAAGAACTCCGCTTCAGGGGTATATCGCAGCCCAGGAAGGCATGAAGATTAGACAGGATTTAGATGTATTGCTACATTTTTCGCCTTACAAAAAAATGATAATATACGGGTTAAACGATCCTGTTTTAGATCCTAAATCTATTATTCAACAAACGCTGAACACCGAAGTAAAATTGGTAGAACTTCCAGACGGACATATGAGTTATATTGAAAACGAGAGCGAAGTACTACAAGAATTAATGCATTTCATCGAATAA